One Echinicola strongylocentroti DNA window includes the following coding sequences:
- a CDS encoding sugar phosphate isomerase family gives MNTDHTTFVRNEENNNVWLSKKSDPAASFSDHGITPTVLDSEAEIGQAMLNELYATAEGKDGDINIALLGGRGAQELHRLLGKLAESGEKDELLSRLNVFTQDALAPMGMANGFSFVRDFERILGDAFFKKIKSFTPMQTDTEDLESALVDYLNKLEDLGGLDIFFIGHGPEENQASHLAYIKPFSGAKPQHVAGLIPISSSILEHHISKFKAGGSVVNEHDEKECRSAEYILTLGPAAILQAKKVVQSVVDADSAPAKVKTYAKVLHTAISTDREEALQQLNANPGLWIRLNANTKSFVLPNLGV, from the coding sequence ATGAACACAGACCACACGACATTCGTCAGAAATGAAGAAAATAATAATGTATGGCTGTCCAAGAAAAGTGATCCAGCCGCTAGCTTTTCGGATCATGGCATTACGCCCACCGTCCTTGACAGTGAGGCGGAGATAGGCCAAGCCATGCTAAATGAGCTTTATGCCACCGCAGAAGGAAAAGATGGTGATATCAATATTGCCCTGCTTGGTGGTAGAGGCGCTCAGGAATTACATCGTTTGCTAGGAAAGCTGGCAGAATCGGGAGAAAAAGATGAGCTGCTCTCGCGGCTGAATGTATTTACCCAAGATGCCCTGGCACCGATGGGTATGGCCAATGGTTTTAGTTTTGTCAGGGATTTTGAGCGCATTTTGGGCGATGCTTTTTTCAAAAAAATAAAGAGTTTTACGCCCATGCAAACCGATACGGAGGACTTAGAATCTGCCTTGGTCGACTATTTGAATAAATTGGAAGACTTGGGCGGTCTGGACATCTTCTTTATTGGTCATGGTCCAGAAGAAAACCAAGCATCGCACCTGGCCTATATCAAGCCCTTTTCCGGAGCAAAGCCCCAACACGTGGCCGGTTTGATCCCCATTTCCAGTAGTATTTTGGAGCACCACATCAGCAAGTTTAAAGCTGGTGGAAGTGTGGTGAACGAACATGACGAAAAGGAATGCCGCTCTGCCGAGTACATCCTCACCTTGGGGCCAGCAGCCATCTTGCAGGCCAAAAAGGTGGTTCAATCCGTAGTAGATGCCGATTCTGCCCCCGCCAAAGTCAAAACCTACGCTAAGGTCCTCCACACAGCCATCAGTACCGACAGAGAGGAAGCCCTGCAACAGCTAAATGCCAACCCAGGCTTATGGATCCGGCTAAACGCAAACACGAAATCCTTTGTACTGCCTAATTTGGGCGTGTAA